From Spirosoma aerolatum, one genomic window encodes:
- a CDS encoding DUF983 domain-containing protein, producing the protein MFANSRFYSIAFNKCPRCHQGDFFVTNSAFSKNFDKMHDHCPHCGENFMPEPGFYWTSMFVSYAFYTIYILLTFFIVVQGFQIDLDYYLMGMLPSLVLLTPYFFRLARRTWLTLCITPKPQVYVKSSPQ; encoded by the coding sequence ATGTTTGCCAATAGCCGATTCTATAGCATTGCTTTTAATAAATGCCCACGTTGCCATCAGGGCGATTTTTTCGTCACCAACAGCGCATTCAGCAAAAACTTCGATAAAATGCACGATCACTGTCCACACTGTGGTGAAAATTTCATGCCTGAGCCAGGGTTTTACTGGACGTCGATGTTTGTGAGCTATGCGTTTTATACCATCTATATTTTATTGACCTTCTTTATTGTCGTACAGGGCTTTCAGATCGATCTGGATTATTACCTGATGGGCATGTTGCCGTCGCTGGTTTTGTTGACGCCTTATTTTTTCCGACTGGCTCGCCGTACATGGCTCACCTTGTGCATTACACCAAAGCCGCAGGTCTATGTAAAGTCGTCTCCTCAATAG
- a CDS encoding sugar porter family MFS transporter yields the protein MSQKQRIFLWSITAALGGFLFGFDTAVISGVEQSLQSLWQLNVWEHGLTVSIALIGTVLGSMLGGIPAEQVGRKKTLLGIAILYLAASLGTALATGWSVFLLFRFLGGLGVGASSVAAPMYITEISPAQSRGRLVALFQFNVVLGILIAYLSNFLLQGIGADSWRWMLGIQAIPSLIFLISVLNIPESPRWLLLKKGDVAQAFDVLRMIDPATAEKTMVAIQQSNHHTDGSTRLFSSAHKTPILLAVLFAVFNQVSGINAIIYYAPRIFEMTGLGKSSALLSSAGIGFINLVFTMISMNLIDRFGRRTLMKIGSVGLIVTLALVARAFYTEDFSGMTVPLLLFGYIAFFGFSQGAVIWVFISEIFPNEVRASGQALGSFTHWLMAAIITFTFPYLAEQVGGGNTFLFFTAMMILQLVFVLRLMPETKGTSLEQIEKTFVVH from the coding sequence ATGAGTCAAAAGCAGCGCATCTTTCTCTGGTCAATTACGGCTGCGTTGGGTGGTTTTCTCTTCGGTTTCGATACCGCAGTCATTTCTGGTGTTGAACAGTCATTGCAGTCGTTGTGGCAGTTGAATGTCTGGGAGCATGGCCTTACTGTTTCCATTGCCCTGATAGGGACCGTACTCGGTTCGATGTTGGGTGGCATTCCGGCTGAGCAAGTAGGCCGGAAGAAAACGCTGCTCGGGATTGCTATTCTGTATCTGGCTGCTTCGCTCGGAACAGCCCTGGCAACAGGCTGGAGCGTTTTTCTTCTATTTCGATTTCTGGGTGGTTTGGGCGTCGGTGCTTCATCAGTGGCAGCCCCCATGTACATTACCGAAATATCGCCTGCCCAATCGCGAGGCCGATTGGTTGCCTTATTCCAGTTCAATGTCGTATTGGGAATTCTGATTGCCTATCTGTCAAACTTCTTACTACAGGGTATCGGCGCTGATTCATGGCGCTGGATGCTTGGCATACAGGCTATTCCTTCGCTGATCTTTCTGATTTCCGTACTCAATATCCCCGAAAGTCCACGCTGGCTGTTATTGAAGAAGGGGGATGTTGCACAAGCATTTGATGTTCTTCGTATGATCGATCCGGCCACTGCCGAAAAAACGATGGTGGCTATTCAGCAAAGCAATCACCATACCGATGGTTCGACTCGTTTGTTTTCGTCTGCGCACAAAACACCTATCTTACTCGCCGTGTTATTTGCTGTATTCAATCAGGTTTCGGGCATCAACGCCATTATTTATTACGCACCCCGAATTTTTGAAATGACGGGTCTGGGTAAAAGTTCGGCTTTATTGTCGTCGGCAGGTATCGGGTTCATCAATCTTGTTTTTACCATGATTTCGATGAATTTAATTGACCGATTCGGTCGGCGCACTCTAATGAAAATCGGTTCGGTGGGCCTGATCGTTACCCTGGCGTTGGTGGCGCGGGCGTTCTATACGGAGGATTTCAGTGGAATGACGGTACCGCTCCTGCTGTTTGGCTACATTGCTTTCTTTGGGTTTTCGCAGGGGGCTGTTATCTGGGTGTTTATCTCCGAAATTTTTCCGAACGAAGTACGGGCCAGCGGACAGGCACTGGGTAGTTTTACACACTGGCTGATGGCGGCTATCATTACATTTACGTTCCCGTATCTGGCCGAACAGGTTGGCGGTGGCAATACATTCCTGTTTTTTACGGCCATGATGATATTGCAACTGGTATTCGTTTTACGCCTGATGCCTGAAACGAAAGGCACAAGCCTGGAGCAGATTGAAAAAACATTTGTTGTCCACTAA
- a CDS encoding aldo/keto reductase, whose protein sequence is MEFRQLGASGLNVPVLSFGTATFGGGTEFFKAWGSTQVDEAKRLVGLCLDAGVNLFDTADVYSQGLSEEILGEALIGLRDKVLISSKATFAFGKGPNSQGSSRFHLIRQCESSLRRLKTDYIDIYHMHGFDGNTPVEETLRTLDDLVQSGKVRYIACSNFSGWHLMKSLAVSEKYGWNRYVAHQVYYSLVNREYEWELMPLGINQQVGALVWSPLAGGRLGGKYGRSKPKPTEGRVVEGGSPVPQAVVSEETFYTITDALEEIAAETGRSIAQVAINWVLQRPTVSSIIIGARNEEQLKQNLAAVGWHLTVEQLKKLDKASETPPIYPYWHQRQNLTLNPLPKFY, encoded by the coding sequence ATGGAATTCAGACAATTAGGGGCATCGGGCCTGAACGTGCCGGTATTAAGTTTTGGAACGGCCACCTTTGGCGGAGGTACCGAGTTTTTTAAAGCCTGGGGAAGCACGCAGGTCGATGAAGCCAAACGATTGGTTGGCCTGTGCCTGGATGCAGGGGTAAACCTGTTCGACACCGCCGATGTATATTCGCAGGGCCTTTCTGAAGAAATTTTAGGGGAAGCCCTGATCGGGCTTCGTGATAAAGTTTTGATTTCCAGCAAAGCAACGTTCGCCTTTGGCAAAGGTCCAAACAGCCAGGGGTCGTCGCGTTTCCATTTGATTCGGCAGTGTGAGAGTAGCCTTAGGCGGCTCAAAACTGACTACATCGATATCTATCACATGCATGGATTCGATGGCAATACACCTGTTGAAGAAACGTTGCGGACCCTGGACGATCTGGTTCAAAGTGGAAAAGTACGGTACATTGCCTGCTCTAATTTTTCGGGATGGCATCTGATGAAATCACTCGCCGTTTCGGAGAAATACGGCTGGAATCGCTACGTGGCCCATCAGGTGTACTATTCATTGGTGAATCGCGAATATGAGTGGGAACTGATGCCATTAGGTATCAATCAGCAGGTAGGGGCGCTGGTTTGGAGTCCGCTGGCCGGTGGCCGCTTAGGTGGTAAATATGGGCGTAGCAAACCCAAACCAACTGAAGGGCGGGTCGTGGAAGGAGGGAGCCCCGTGCCACAGGCCGTCGTTTCGGAAGAAACGTTTTATACCATCACCGATGCGCTGGAAGAGATCGCTGCCGAAACCGGCAGGTCAATAGCTCAGGTAGCCATCAACTGGGTGTTGCAACGTCCTACGGTATCGAGCATTATTATTGGAGCCCGAAACGAAGAACAGCTCAAACAGAACCTTGCCGCTGTTGGCTGGCACCTGACCGTCGAGCAACTGAAAAAACTGGACAAAGCCAGCGAAACGCCCCCCATTTATCCCTATTGGCATCAGCGACAAAATCTGACCTTAAATCCGCTTCCCAAGTTTTATTGA
- a CDS encoding VOC family protein, with protein MIQFKRLDHILVCIPEGATAEARAFYTDSLGLTEIPGDHPGGAIWFQMGDIELHVREEAGTSFSKRHPAFEVGNLSEAKEMLRQKGLAIEYSSDIDGRDRFFFRDPFANRFELLQFIG; from the coding sequence ATGATTCAATTTAAGCGACTAGATCACATACTGGTTTGTATCCCGGAGGGCGCTACGGCCGAAGCCCGTGCGTTTTATACAGATAGTTTAGGGCTTACCGAAATTCCGGGCGACCATCCGGGCGGGGCTATCTGGTTTCAGATGGGCGATATTGAGTTGCATGTTCGCGAAGAAGCAGGAACCAGCTTTTCCAAACGACATCCGGCTTTTGAAGTTGGTAATCTCAGTGAGGCAAAGGAAATGCTTCGGCAGAAAGGGTTGGCGATCGAATATTCATCTGATATCGATGGACGGGATCGGTTCTTCTTCCGTGATCCATTTGCCAATCGATTTGAGCTGCTTCAATTTATCGGTTGA
- a CDS encoding outer membrane beta-barrel protein, with amino-acid sequence MNTFKHLLATALIATSTASFAQTDSTSVSAPTIKSTSYRSYERVRSDLRIYVGLNGLGGTLPAGYEFRPIGSRFIALGWQMRIPVAVGGATKLRLVTGPEVAWNNFMFEGRNMLVKQNNQLTIEQSDVDLHRSKLVTTQLNLPMMLNLSFKSGFSIAAGAYAGLRLDSYTKVKPVGGSSVRTHNSFNLNPVRWGWTAELGYRGHAKLFGRYEPNSPFKAGEGPDASVWTVGLKF; translated from the coding sequence ATGAACACGTTCAAACACCTCCTCGCCACTGCCCTGATTGCTACGTCAACGGCTTCGTTTGCGCAAACTGATTCAACATCTGTAAGCGCTCCTACTATCAAATCAACCTCGTACCGTTCTTACGAGCGGGTACGTTCCGATCTGCGTATTTATGTTGGCCTGAATGGCCTGGGTGGTACGCTCCCGGCAGGCTACGAATTTCGGCCGATTGGCTCCCGGTTCATTGCTCTTGGCTGGCAGATGCGGATTCCAGTAGCGGTTGGCGGAGCGACAAAACTTCGTCTGGTAACTGGCCCGGAAGTAGCCTGGAATAACTTCATGTTTGAAGGGCGAAATATGTTGGTTAAGCAGAACAACCAGTTGACCATTGAGCAATCGGATGTTGACCTGCACCGGTCGAAACTGGTAACCACGCAACTCAATCTGCCCATGATGCTGAATTTGTCCTTCAAATCTGGATTTTCGATTGCAGCAGGTGCATATGCAGGCCTTCGTCTTGATAGCTATACGAAAGTAAAACCTGTAGGTGGCTCATCCGTACGCACGCACAATTCGTTCAATCTGAACCCGGTCCGCTGGGGATGGACCGCCGAGCTGGGTTACCGGGGCCATGCCAAATTATTTGGCCGATATGAGCCAAATAGCCCGTTCAAGGCGGGTGAAGGCCCTGACGCCAGTGTCTGGACGGTCGGCCTGAAATTCTGA
- a CDS encoding carbohydrate kinase family protein gives MNQPILCFGEILWDVLPNSKQPGGAPMNVAVHLRNFGMNAQLISRVGNDDLGRELLEFLREKHLPTAYVQLGATHLTGIAKANLTDRNEVVYKILQPVAWDYIQYDASLSSLYQKSILVYGSLAARSQTSRNTLHQLLDQVALRVFDVNLRAPHYNPLEVSYLLQKADILKINHNELEEIIGWFSSPLSEREAMTFLRDRFKLKSVCVTRGENGAILLNDEGFTEHPGFPVNVEDTIGSGDSFLAAFLYKTLQGETAAKTLEFACATGAYVATQRGATPSVSEPQLLNQIRQSSTRPAELI, from the coding sequence ATGAATCAGCCTATTCTTTGCTTCGGCGAAATACTCTGGGACGTTTTACCAAACAGCAAACAACCGGGGGGAGCCCCCATGAACGTGGCCGTTCACCTGCGTAATTTTGGCATGAATGCCCAGCTCATCAGCCGTGTTGGCAACGACGATCTGGGTCGCGAATTGCTGGAATTTTTGCGGGAGAAACATCTGCCCACGGCCTATGTGCAATTAGGAGCCACCCACCTGACGGGTATTGCCAAAGCCAATCTGACTGATCGGAATGAAGTCGTGTACAAAATATTGCAGCCCGTAGCCTGGGATTATATTCAGTACGATGCTTCGCTGAGTTCGTTGTATCAGAAATCAATTCTGGTTTACGGTAGTTTGGCAGCCCGGAGTCAGACCTCGCGCAATACATTGCACCAATTACTCGATCAGGTTGCCTTGCGTGTGTTTGATGTGAATCTGCGAGCCCCACATTACAATCCGCTGGAGGTTTCGTATCTGCTTCAAAAGGCGGATATTCTGAAAATCAATCACAACGAGCTGGAAGAGATCATTGGCTGGTTCTCATCGCCCCTTTCCGAACGCGAAGCAATGACGTTTCTGCGCGATCGCTTCAAACTGAAATCCGTTTGTGTTACACGTGGCGAAAACGGAGCGATTTTGCTTAATGACGAAGGATTTACAGAGCATCCGGGGTTTCCGGTAAACGTAGAAGATACGATCGGTTCCGGCGATTCGTTTCTAGCTGCTTTCCTATACAAGACCTTACAGGGTGAGACGGCTGCCAAAACGCTCGAGTTTGCTTGTGCTACAGGTGCTTATGTAGCTACCCAGCGTGGTGCTACGCCCAGCGTTTCGGAGCCGCAGCTTCTGAATCAAATTCGTCAGTCAAGCACACGACCGGCCGAGCTGATCTGA
- a CDS encoding mannitol dehydrogenase family protein — translation MQTNTHETLNALPTLLAYPGFLAGYRTIDETINDHLFSNYLRALIQQDMLASAGITDQPEESIEAFIRQFTSNADSLASLCSDGISKLPLLLLPTLLDALTKNGDVHRMAFLLAAYGHYLSATCDDIETDNPIAESGFPQGDWAKITSSDALAFLHISAFASARLHNYPHFVAMYKSYRTQIDKYGVVFLLKQMAYNQLALQ, via the coding sequence ATGCAAACCAACACACACGAAACATTGAATGCCCTGCCAACCTTATTGGCCTATCCAGGCTTTCTGGCAGGTTATCGAACCATCGATGAAACGATCAACGACCACTTATTCAGCAACTACCTTCGTGCGCTCATCCAGCAGGATATGCTGGCATCGGCTGGTATAACCGATCAGCCGGAAGAGTCGATTGAAGCGTTTATCCGTCAGTTTACAAGCAATGCCGATTCGCTGGCCAGCTTATGTTCCGACGGTATTTCGAAACTCCCTTTGCTGCTACTACCAACGCTGCTGGATGCGCTGACCAAAAACGGCGATGTTCATCGGATGGCTTTCTTACTGGCCGCTTATGGTCATTATCTATCCGCCACTTGTGATGATATAGAAACAGACAATCCGATAGCGGAGTCCGGCTTTCCGCAGGGAGACTGGGCTAAAATCACCAGCTCAGATGCCCTAGCTTTTTTACATATTTCAGCGTTTGCCTCGGCCCGTTTGCACAACTACCCCCATTTTGTGGCTATGTACAAATCGTATCGGACGCAGATTGACAAATACGGGGTTGTTTTTCTATTAAAACAAATGGCCTATAACCAGTTAGCGCTTCAGTAG
- a CDS encoding helix-turn-helix domain-containing protein, which yields MRTSVRLFTTIALMLSGVLIILFARLTPSAPTTEKSHFVRKVNLALRRTAHHLLHKAGDDTSRIAPVQQPNAQTFLIRLDHAFDYDQLPQLLKESFAVHAIRDNYDVAVLDCARGELQLGYNINDLVGTGQVPCGGRKQKAGCYTLQVTFNTLQDESPQPVMVWWVLALSACLTGLGYVVWKKWPSEQTSTEVPNPDSVSDGLLRFGTSSFSPKTLMLHVGTNHHTLTYREAKLLQFFIDHTNQVTERDFILKSVWEDEGVFVGRSVDVFVSRLRKLLQDDSAVRIVAVHGVGYRFEVQV from the coding sequence ATGCGTACGTCAGTCCGGCTATTTACAACTATAGCATTAATGCTTTCGGGCGTTTTGATAATCCTGTTTGCCAGATTAACCCCATCTGCTCCGACAACAGAAAAGTCGCATTTTGTCCGGAAAGTTAACCTGGCACTCCGACGCACAGCGCACCATTTACTCCATAAAGCCGGAGATGATACGTCACGAATTGCTCCAGTACAACAGCCGAATGCACAAACGTTTTTAATTCGATTGGATCATGCGTTCGATTATGATCAACTCCCCCAATTATTAAAAGAGTCATTTGCTGTTCATGCCATTCGAGATAACTACGATGTAGCTGTGCTGGATTGCGCTCGTGGAGAATTACAACTTGGATACAATATTAACGATCTGGTCGGAACAGGGCAGGTTCCCTGTGGCGGACGGAAGCAGAAAGCTGGTTGTTATACCTTACAGGTTACCTTCAATACATTACAGGACGAATCTCCTCAGCCGGTAATGGTCTGGTGGGTACTAGCGCTGAGTGCCTGCCTCACTGGGCTGGGATATGTGGTATGGAAAAAGTGGCCATCCGAACAGACATCAACTGAAGTCCCCAATCCAGATTCAGTTTCGGACGGGTTACTACGATTTGGTACATCGAGTTTCAGTCCTAAAACACTCATGCTTCACGTGGGTACGAACCACCATACGCTGACATACCGTGAAGCCAAATTGCTTCAGTTCTTCATTGACCATACGAATCAGGTAACCGAACGAGATTTCATTCTTAAATCGGTTTGGGAGGATGAAGGGGTTTTTGTAGGCCGTAGCGTCGACGTATTTGTATCCCGCTTGCGAAAACTACTTCAGGATGATTCGGCAGTTCGAATCGTTGCCGTTCATGGCGTAGGGTATCGGTTCGAAGTACAGGTATAG
- a CDS encoding PAS domain S-box protein has product MLNKVEGNLPLNTDLVTTSELFELLTKATRDAVWHWDLETNSIWWNEGYTQLFGYDLKGEDADGFESWSKHVHPDDKEGVVSGIQQVIDQGGKNWSAEYRFQRADGSHAIVLDRGYVLWRDGKAIRMVGAMQDVTEQVMLQQARIESEERLRFALQSAQLGTWELDPQTGVVKWDRRCQELCGLTDESAIRYERTLDFIHPADRERVEKAVQWALNPESGGTYDMSFRTIGVQDQKLRWVRFIGQTHFTDEGQPHRFSGVAEDITEEVLAKEKAALSEQQARIALEGSGSGAFMIDLLTSEIRYSPAFARILLGDESENIRWSVFVKHIHPEDKPIRDKAHQVAMQTGTISYEARFVWTDKSVHWVKIIGQYQFDINRKPIGVTGIVLDVTEQTEKAKALREAEERFSIAFNNTSTGIAFVDTQANFTLVNEAYTRLLGYSVEELCTLNSFELTHPEDRPWNRHLFEEVVQGKRPYFNLVKRYFHKDSSIRWVQLNVTRVADAQDETQSIIIIAHDINERVEAEARLRANEARIRNIITHAPVAIGILNGRTMVVETANKSMLEIWGKDDSIIGLPLIKALPELEGQGFTELLEEVYDSGVAHYGTETLALLHRKGKLEQGYFNFVYAPIHNSAGEVSGIMVVATEVTDQVKAKIALQESEQRFRNLIAQAPVAISLFVGPDMVIDMPNEAMLKFWGKGDVAGIPLAEALPELKGQPFLEILDNVYTTGVEYSSQEAKADLLVDGKMGTYYFNFTYKPIRNAAGEIYAIMDMAIDVTEQVEARRLIEANELRFRTLLEAISQMTWTNTSEGEFTFFNQRWYDYTGLTFDQSKEQGWEAVVHPDDWELTHSTFQQALATGTIFAVENRYRRGADGMYRWHLNRALPIHDEEGNVMLWVGTATDIHEQKQLAVSLEEQIEARTEQLVASNYDLRRSNENLEKFAYIASHDLQEPLRKIQSFGDILKAQYADELGDGVDYLERMQTAAARMSLLIKDLLTFSRISTRQEMTASVNLNQVIAEVLDTLEVVIEQSGAQIQVTTMPRVPGDESQLRQLFQNLLSNSLKFRRPETIPVIQIQAEQVKAQELPASVRPGRLVANYHQIKVSDNGIGFDEKYVDRIFQVFQRLHTRNEFAGTGIGLAICEKVVTNHGGVITANSKPGQGATFIIYLPIVFAEQH; this is encoded by the coding sequence ATGCTTAACAAGGTTGAGGGAAATTTACCATTAAATACCGACTTAGTAACGACCAGTGAGCTGTTCGAACTACTAACTAAAGCCACACGTGATGCTGTCTGGCACTGGGACCTCGAAACCAACTCGATTTGGTGGAACGAAGGTTATACGCAACTTTTTGGGTATGATCTGAAGGGAGAAGATGCGGATGGGTTTGAGTCCTGGTCGAAACATGTACATCCTGACGATAAGGAGGGTGTTGTATCGGGTATTCAACAGGTTATCGACCAGGGAGGCAAAAACTGGTCGGCCGAATACCGTTTCCAGCGGGCCGACGGTTCACATGCTATTGTACTCGATCGGGGCTATGTGCTCTGGCGGGACGGTAAAGCCATACGCATGGTGGGGGCTATGCAGGATGTGACTGAGCAGGTTATGTTGCAGCAGGCACGTATTGAAAGTGAGGAACGATTGCGCTTTGCCCTGCAATCGGCTCAGTTGGGTACCTGGGAACTAGACCCTCAGACGGGCGTGGTTAAGTGGGACCGCCGATGTCAGGAGCTTTGTGGACTTACCGACGAAAGTGCTATCCGTTACGAACGAACGCTGGACTTTATTCATCCTGCCGACCGGGAACGGGTTGAAAAGGCAGTGCAGTGGGCCTTAAACCCCGAATCGGGCGGAACTTACGATATGAGCTTTCGGACAATCGGCGTTCAGGACCAAAAGCTGCGATGGGTACGTTTTATTGGACAAACGCACTTCACTGATGAAGGCCAGCCGCATCGATTTTCGGGCGTTGCCGAAGATATTACTGAGGAAGTGCTGGCAAAAGAAAAGGCGGCTCTTTCTGAACAACAGGCCCGGATTGCACTGGAGGGGTCAGGCTCAGGGGCATTTATGATCGATCTGCTGACGAGTGAAATCCGATACTCCCCAGCGTTTGCCCGTATCCTTTTAGGCGATGAAAGCGAAAACATCCGATGGAGCGTTTTTGTCAAACATATCCATCCTGAGGATAAGCCAATTCGTGATAAAGCGCATCAAGTAGCTATGCAGACCGGAACGATTAGCTACGAAGCCCGATTTGTATGGACTGATAAATCCGTTCATTGGGTGAAAATAATTGGTCAGTATCAGTTCGATATAAATCGAAAGCCGATTGGTGTAACAGGTATTGTACTGGATGTGACGGAACAGACGGAGAAAGCTAAAGCGCTTCGGGAAGCTGAAGAACGCTTTTCGATCGCTTTCAACAATACTTCGACGGGCATTGCTTTCGTAGACACACAGGCCAATTTTACCTTAGTGAATGAAGCCTATACAAGGCTGCTGGGTTATTCGGTCGAAGAGTTATGTACGCTCAACAGTTTCGAACTCACTCACCCCGAAGATCGTCCTTGGAATCGTCATCTGTTTGAAGAAGTGGTGCAGGGTAAACGGCCTTACTTCAACCTGGTGAAGCGGTATTTTCATAAAGACTCGTCGATCCGGTGGGTGCAATTGAACGTGACGCGGGTAGCCGATGCTCAGGACGAAACCCAGAGTATCATCATCATAGCCCACGACATCAACGAACGCGTAGAGGCCGAAGCCCGACTTCGGGCCAACGAAGCCCGCATTCGCAATATCATTACGCATGCCCCGGTTGCTATCGGTATATTGAATGGCCGTACAATGGTTGTCGAAACGGCTAACAAATCCATGCTCGAAATCTGGGGTAAAGACGATAGCATTATTGGCTTGCCGCTTATAAAGGCGCTTCCCGAACTGGAAGGACAGGGCTTTACTGAATTACTCGAAGAGGTGTATGATTCGGGGGTTGCTCATTATGGGACAGAAACGTTGGCCTTACTGCATCGAAAAGGTAAGCTTGAACAGGGCTATTTCAACTTTGTATACGCGCCTATTCATAATTCGGCAGGAGAAGTGAGCGGCATTATGGTTGTTGCTACAGAGGTGACCGATCAGGTAAAAGCAAAGATTGCGTTGCAGGAAAGTGAGCAACGGTTTCGTAATCTGATTGCCCAGGCTCCGGTAGCCATCAGCTTATTTGTTGGACCGGATATGGTTATCGACATGCCCAACGAGGCTATGCTGAAGTTCTGGGGGAAAGGCGATGTAGCAGGTATACCTTTGGCCGAGGCATTGCCAGAACTGAAAGGACAGCCTTTTCTGGAGATTCTGGATAACGTTTATACAACAGGGGTCGAATACAGCTCCCAGGAGGCTAAAGCCGATTTGCTGGTCGATGGTAAGATGGGGACGTATTATTTCAACTTTACCTATAAGCCTATACGTAATGCTGCTGGAGAAATCTATGCGATTATGGATATGGCCATCGACGTAACCGAGCAGGTAGAAGCCCGTCGGCTTATCGAAGCAAACGAACTGCGTTTTCGGACGCTCCTGGAGGCCATTTCACAGATGACCTGGACCAACACATCCGAAGGCGAGTTTACTTTTTTCAACCAGCGATGGTATGATTACACGGGGCTTACTTTCGATCAGTCAAAGGAACAGGGCTGGGAAGCCGTTGTACACCCCGACGATTGGGAACTTACCCATTCTACGTTTCAGCAGGCACTGGCTACGGGTACAATATTCGCGGTTGAAAATCGGTATCGACGTGGTGCCGATGGCATGTATCGCTGGCATCTGAATCGTGCCCTTCCCATTCATGATGAAGAGGGAAATGTAATGCTTTGGGTAGGGACGGCTACTGATATTCATGAGCAGAAACAACTGGCCGTCAGCCTGGAAGAGCAGATAGAGGCCCGTACCGAACAACTGGTGGCCTCCAATTATGACTTACGTCGATCTAATGAGAACCTGGAGAAGTTCGCTTATATAGCTAGTCATGATTTACAGGAACCGCTCCGGAAAATACAGTCGTTCGGGGATATTCTGAAGGCGCAGTATGCCGATGAACTGGGCGATGGAGTCGACTACCTGGAACGGATGCAGACAGCAGCAGCCCGTATGTCGTTACTGATAAAAGACCTGCTGACGTTTTCGCGAATATCGACTCGTCAGGAAATGACGGCTTCGGTCAACCTGAATCAGGTGATTGCCGAAGTGCTCGATACGCTGGAAGTAGTTATTGAACAGTCAGGTGCGCAGATACAGGTAACTACGATGCCCAGAGTACCGGGCGACGAATCGCAGTTACGTCAACTCTTTCAGAATCTGCTCAGTAATTCGCTTAAATTCCGGCGGCCCGAAACGATTCCTGTTATACAGATTCAGGCCGAACAGGTGAAGGCACAGGAATTACCTGCGTCGGTTCGGCCAGGGCGATTGGTGGCCAATTATCACCAAATTAAGGTGTCGGATAATGGAATTGGCTTTGATGAGAAATACGTCGACCGAATTTTTCAGGTATTTCAGCGATTGCACACCCGGAATGAATTTGCGGGCACTGGTATTGGATTAGCGATTTGTGAGAAAGTGGTCACCAATCATGGAGGAGTCATTACAGCCAATAGTAAGCCTGGGCAGGGAGCCACATTTATTATCTATCTGCCTATTGTTTTTGCAGAACAGCATTAG
- a CDS encoding helix-turn-helix domain-containing protein, which yields MSVLVPVYKLHSFPRHEPEALFYMARLEKLVQEVKGIDKSHSHTFYLLMWIIRGSGTHTIDFRTYTVAAHQLYFLTPGQVHSWNLSDDARGYNLFFDANFFRSRFGNRLQQYPFYHSHQHQPLLEVAEQQPLFSNLLTYAYDEYEQRRPNRSEVFLSYLHIVLETANRLYNQQWVGQEAHLYDRIRAYEELIEYQFLTVREVSAYADQMHLTPNYLNHICKKVVGKTASQLIHERIVIEIQRLLTHTTQSIKEIGFQLGFDDPSYFVRFFKKHTGQTPAEFRQAILADR from the coding sequence ATGTCCGTATTGGTTCCGGTTTATAAGCTTCATTCATTTCCACGCCATGAACCTGAAGCACTTTTTTACATGGCCCGTCTGGAAAAACTAGTACAGGAGGTGAAAGGTATCGACAAGTCTCACTCGCATACATTTTACCTCCTGATGTGGATTATTCGGGGCAGCGGCACGCACACCATCGATTTTCGGACCTATACGGTGGCGGCTCATCAACTTTATTTTCTAACGCCGGGACAGGTACATAGCTGGAACCTATCGGACGATGCAAGAGGCTATAATTTGTTCTTCGATGCCAACTTTTTTCGGAGCCGCTTTGGAAATCGGTTACAGCAATACCCGTTTTATCATTCGCATCAGCACCAGCCTTTGCTGGAAGTTGCCGAACAGCAGCCCTTATTTAGTAACCTGCTGACGTATGCCTACGACGAATATGAACAACGTCGGCCCAATCGGTCGGAGGTTTTTCTGTCGTACCTGCACATTGTACTCGAAACGGCCAATCGGCTTTATAACCAGCAATGGGTAGGTCAGGAGGCCCATTTGTATGATCGCATTCGGGCTTATGAGGAGTTAATTGAGTACCAGTTTCTGACAGTTCGGGAAGTAAGTGCCTATGCCGATCAAATGCACCTGACTCCCAATTACCTGAATCACATTTGTAAGAAAGTAGTGGGAAAAACGGCCAGCCAACTCATTCATGAACGCATCGTTATCGAAATCCAGCGATTACTGACGCATACGACACAGTCGATAAAAGAAATTGGTTTTCAGTTAGGCTTCGATGATCCCTCATACTTTGTTCGTTTTTTTAAAAAGCATACGGGGCAGACTCCCGCTGAATTTCGGCAGGCGATTCTGGCAGATCGTTGA